From Pyrenophora tritici-repentis strain M4 chromosome 1, whole genome shotgun sequence, the proteins below share one genomic window:
- a CDS encoding SodC, Cu-Zn superoxide dismutase, producing MHFSAITLLAAVAAVSAQSSSAPVVANNPYDARYRAEITPKAGKDLSVAIEGTSMPDGHGVKFAVAFNGLVEAEGPFTYHIHAKPVPTDGNCTGTGAHLDPYNRGDTPPCDASKPETCEPGDLAGKHGKVTKAQYSTEYVDMYLATNPADRSFFGNLSIVVHLPNKTRIGCANFTMVNAGVALPSPSAGYGMPQSNSTSMVPSGTTGLPMSPTATTTKPAEFSGTATKVAGGAGALLVAAFALVL from the exons CACTCTGCTCGCTGCGGTTGCAGCCGTCAGCGCCCAGTCTTCTTCTGCCCCCGTCGTCGCCAACAACCCCTACGACGCCAGGTACCGCGCCGAGATCACGCCAAAGGCCGGCAAGGATCTATCTGTTGCCATCGAGGGCACCTCAATGCCTGACGGTCACGGTGTCAAGTTCGCCGTTGCCTTCAACGGATTGGTCGAAGCCGAGGGTCCCTTCACGTACCACATCCATGCCAAGCCCGTTCCCACTGACGGCAACTGCACGGGCACTGGCGCTCACTTGGACCCTTACAACCGCGGCGACACACCTCCGTGCGATGCCTCCAAGCCTGAGACATGCGAGCCTGGTGATCTAGCGGGAAAGCATGGCAAGGTCACTAAGGCGCAGTACTCGACCGAATACGTTGATATGTACTTGGCTACCAACCCCGCAGACCGGTCTTTT TTCGGAAACCTGTCTATTGTTGTCCACCTTCCCAACAAGACGCGCATTGGCTGCGCCAACTTCACCATGGTCAACGCTGGTGTTGCTCTTCCCTCTCCCTCTGCTGGTTACGGCATGCCTCAGTCCAACTCTACTAGCATGGTTCCCTCGGGCACGACTGGTCTTCCCATGTCTCCTACTGCAACCACCACAAAGCCTGCTGAGTTCAGCGGCACTGCCACCAAGGTCGCTGGCGGTGCAGGTGCCCTGCTCGTCGCTGCCTTCGCCCTTGTCTTGTAG
- a CDS encoding Cyclin yields the protein MPPAARALRQRAVTNENDENATTTRLTRAKAANLGATESAADVPKKALQTKKSTATLAGAATRKRAALGDVSNVTKTDALGAGAKDGKKTLATKGQLSKAAQPTKVQKQSRANTTRSILEPKDKNTSELKKRQASGNGISGAPAKKRPKENVPEPDVKEVKEVKEAKQVNGTKKEVEAPVTEVFYDGPDLDKEDVDDPLMVSEYVVEIFEYLKELEIATMANPDYMDSQTELEWKMRGILVDWLLEVHTRFRLLPETLFLAVNIIDRFLSAKIVQLDRLQLVGVTAMFIASKYEEVLSPHVQNFRHVADDGFTEEEILSAERFVLAALNYDLSYPNPMNFLRRISKADNYDIQTRTLGKYLLEIGCLDHRFLGWLVAAAAMYLSRLVLERGPWDATLTHYAGYTEEEIQPVLQLMIDYLSGPVVHEAFFKKYASKKFLKASIVLRKWAKDYVSAYGNALEEEPVVPSKTKHSRSLAQESQSYFFSATCNE from the exons ATGCCTCCAGCA GCTAGAGCCCTCAGGCAACGTGCCGTGACGAATGAAAATGATGAGAATGCCACTACGACACGCTTGACGCGTGCAAAGGCCGCCAACTTGGGCGCGACTGAGTCTGCCGCCGACGTCCCCAAGAAGGCTCTACAAACGAAAAAGTCAACCGCCACGCTCGCCGGTGCTGCGACGCGCAAGCGTGCCGCACTTGGTGATGTCAGCAACGTCACAAAGACGGACGCCCTAGGTGCTGGCGCAAAGGACGGAAAGAAGACGTTGGCGACCAAGGGCCAACTCTCAAAAGCTGCACAACCCACAAAGGTCCAGAAGCAATCACGAGCGAACACAACGCGTTCTATCCTTGAGCCCAAGGACAAGAACACATCGGAGCTAAAGAAGCGCCAAGCTAGCGGCAACGGTATCTCCGGTGCGCCAGCCAAGAAGCGC CCAAAGGAGAACGTTCCTGAACCGGATGTCAAGGAGGTCAAGGAGGTCAAAGAAGCCAAGCAGGTCAATGGTACCAAGAAGGAGGTCGAGGCACCAGTCACCGAAGTTTTCTATGATGGCCCTGATCTAGACAAGGAGGATGTTGATGACCCATTGATGGTCTCCGAGTACGTTGTCGAAATTTTCGAGTACTTGAAGGAGTTGGAGATTGCAACCATGGCCAACCCCGACTACATGGACAGCCAAACTGAGCTGGAGTGGAAGATGCGTGGTATTCTCGTCGACTGGCTACTTGAAGTCCATACTCGCTTCCGTCTTCTCCCTGAGACACTGTTTCTCGCTGTCAACATCATCGACCGTTTCCTCTCTGCTAAGATCGTTCAACTCGACCGTCTCCAGTTGGTTGGTGTCACCGCTATGTTCATCGCCTCCAAGTACGAAGAAGTTCTATCGCCCCATGTACAGAACTTCCGACACGTTGCAGACGATGGCTTCACAGAGGAGGAAATTCTCAGTGCGGAGCGCTTCGTGCTTGCTGCCCTGAACTACGACCTAAGCTACCCTAACCCCATGAACTTCCTCCGACGGATATCAAAAGCAGACAACTACGACATCCAGACCCGCACATTGGGCAAGTATCTTCTAGAGATCGGCTGCCTAGACCACCGTTTCCTCGGCTGGCTT gttgctgctgctgctatGTACCTTTCTCGTCTTGTCCTCGAGCGTGGCCCTTGG GATGCCACCCTTACACACTATGCTGGTTACACCGAGGAGGAGATCCAGCCTGTTCTGCAGCTGATGATTGACTACCTTTCTGGTCCTGTTGTTCACGAAGCCTTCTTCAAGAAGTATGCCAGCAAGAAGTTCCTGAAGG CATCTATCGTATTGCGCAAGTGGGCTAAGGACTACGTTTCCGCTTATGGTAACGCCCTTGAAGAAGAACCTGTTGTACCTTCCAAGACCAAGCACTCCCGGTCTCTGGCTCAGGAGTCGCAAAGCTATTTCTTTTCGGCAACGTGCAACGAATAG
- a CDS encoding HIT family hydrolase (Hit, Diadenosine tetraphosphate (Ap4A) hydrolase and other HIT family hydrolase) — MQETDLHYPPETCPFCNIAAAFPFPSPTQRSTPHLWAGSSITRNAELASCIPDDEESAPDKTSPSSFVVLRSRDVVAFLDILPMTGVEDDDYIRFWLPLLARTVAKVTGVTDYNIVQNNGARAAQVVPHVHFHIIPRPETMPEIKNKSWTMFGRGQRDDLDDEDGSKMAGEMRKVLREEVGKMSVGDGSKL; from the exons ATGCAGGAAACAGATCTTCACTACCCGCCGGAAACATGTCCTTTTTGCAATATCGCTGCTGCGTTTCCTTTTCCAAGTCCAACCCAACGCTCAACGCCACACCTATGGGCGGGTAGCAGCATCACAAGGAATGCCGAGTTGGCTTCATGCATACCAGATGACGAAGAGAGTGCGCCTGATAAGACTAGTCCGAGCAGTTTTGTGGTACTCAGGAGTCGGGATGTTGTTGCTTTTTTGGATATTCTTCCCATGACGGGCG TTGAAGACGATGATTACATTC GCTTCTGGTTACCATTACTTGCCAGGACAGTGGCCAAAGTGACGGGTGTGACAGATTACAACATTGTACAAAATAACG GAGCAAGAGCCGCCCAGGTAGTACCACATGTACACTTTCACATTATACCGCGCCCAGAGACGATGCCAGAAATCAAGAACAAGAGCTGGACAATGTTTGGTCGTGGTCAGCGCGATGATCTGGATGATGAAGATGGCTCAAAGATGGCCGGGGAAATGAGAAAGGTTCTTAGGGAAGAGGTGGGCAAGATGAGTGTTGGAGATGGCTCCAAGTTATGA
- a CDS encoding mitochondrial 54S ribosomal protein uL2m has product MLQPRICRFQPSRLGRALLSARTYAQAIDIQPPPSIQPTVAADTGVLKQEGSRKEKFIPLRTYKPRTPGLRHLKRPVNDHLWKGRPYLSLTIARKGQHLGGRNNTGRVTVRHRGGGHKRRIRIVDYKRYLPGKHVVDRIEYDPNRSAHLALVTRVATGEKSYIVAADGMRAGDVVESYRTGIPKELIASMGGGIDPGMLAAKTAARGNCLPIHMVPLGSQVFNVGSKNQGGGVFCRSAGTYAIIVNKEEVEKGNNTAIRHVIIRLQSGEIRKVSADACCTIGVASNPQAHFTSLGKAGRSRWLGRRPEVRGLAMNAADHPHGGGRGKSKGNVHPVSPWGTPAKGGYKTRHKRNKHTFLVQDRPRNQGKRRSK; this is encoded by the exons ATGTTGCAGCCACGGATATGTCGATTCCAGCCCTCGCGCCTGGGTAGGGCCCTTCTGAGTGCCCGCACCTACGCCCAAGCCATCGATATCCAACCTCCGCCATCGATTCAGCCTACGGTTGCTGCGGACACGGGCGTGCTGAAACAAGAGGGATCGCGAAAAGAAAAGTTTATCCCATTGCGGACGTACAAGCCTAGGACTCCCGGTCTGCGTCATCTCAAGCGGCCCGTAAACGACCACCTGTGGAAAGGACGACCGTATCTCAGTCTCACGATTGCACGCAAAGGTCAGCACCTCGGAGGCAGGAACAACACAGGGAGAGTCACGGTGAGGCATAGAGGTGGCGGACACAAGCGGAGAATACGCATTGTCGACTACAAGCGGTACCTGCCTGGCAAGCATGTTGTGGACAGGATCGAATATGATCCCAACCGGAGCGCTCATCTAGCTCTCGTCACCCGTGTGGCTACTGGCGAAAAGTCGTACATTGTTGCTGCAGATGGAATGCGGGCAGGCGATGTGGTAGAGAGCTACAGGACCGGTATTCCCAAGGAGTTGATTGCCAGCATGGGCGGTGGTATCGATCCAGGTATGCTGGCCGCAAAAACTGCAGCCCGTGGCAACTGTCTCCCCATTCACATGGTGCCGCTTGGTTCGCAAGTCTTCAATGTTGGTTCCAAGAACCAGGGTGGGGGTGTCTTTTGCCGAAGCGCGGGCACGTATGCCATCATTGTGAACAAGGAGGAGGTTGAAAAGGGCAACAACACAGCCATCAGGCATGTTATCATTCGGCTGCAGAGTGGTGAGATTCGCAAGGTCAGCGCAGATGCATGCTGTACCATTGGTGTAGCCAGCAATCCTCAAGCACACTTTACATCTCTCGGAAAGGCTGGACGTTCACGGTGGCTGGGAAGGCGACCCGAAGTTCGTGGTCTCGCCATGAACGCAG CCGACCATCCTCACGGTGGTGGTCGTGGTAAATCAAAGGGTAATGTCCACCCCGTCAGCCCATGGGGAACTCCAGCAAAGGGAGGCTACAAGACGAGGCACAAGAGGAACAAACATACCTTCCTCGTTCAAGATCGGCCGCGTAACCAAGGAAAGCGCAGGTCCAAGTAG
- a CDS encoding RNA-binding protein (RRM domain), protein MSDLEDFMEEMGQGRRSGSPTSDVPDNQSAVNSKKRKATMEPETKKKAKVMENKAIWITNLPPDTTFKELEDEFSRFGIIDKGADGQSRIKMYNDEETGKFTGNAMIVYFKKEAIVNAIKMMDDYVLRPGDYSNGNIRVEPANIDHKKEKDGDKIASKLTRKDRKASERNRQELNRKLNEWSDNEEEVAAAFAPKKNKWAKVAIVKHVFTLKELEEDDEAILDIKEDFREAGEKYGEVTNCTLYDKEPEGIITVRFREFESAENFMKDYQGKSYARRRLQISLAEDKPKFKKSSKVEEPDSEEE, encoded by the exons ATGAGTGACCTCGAGGATTTCATGGAAGAGATGGGCCAAGGCCGTCGCTCGGGCTCGCCTACCTCGGATGTGCCCGACAATCAGTCAGCAGTCAACAGCAAGAAACGCAAGGCTACCATGGAGCCAGAG ACAAAAAAGAAGGCAAAAGTTATGGAGAACAAAGCTATCTGGATCACCAATCTACCTCCCGACACTACCTTCAAGGAGCTTGAGGACGAGTTTTCCAGGTTCGGTATCATCGACAAGGGTGCCGACGGCCAGTCACGTATCAAGATGTACAATGACGAGGAGACTGGAAAATTCACCGGCAACGCAATGATTGTATACTTCAAGAAGGAGGCCATTGTCAACGCTATCAAGATGATGGACGATTACGTTCTTCGCCCTGGAGACTATAGCAACGGCAACATCCGAGTCGAACCCGCCAATATTGACCACAAGAAAGAGAAAGACGGAGATAAGATCGCGTCAAAGCTAACTCGTAAAGATAGGAAGGCTTCAGAACGTAATCGGCAGGAACTGAACCG TAAACTCAATGAGTGGTCCGACAACGAAGAAGAAGTCGCCGCGGCCTTTGCTCCGAAGAAGAACAAGTGGGCCAAGGTTGCCATTGTCAAGCATGTCTTCACGTTGAAAGAACTtgaagaagacgacgaagCCATTCTTGATATCAAGGAAGATTTCCGTGAGGCAGGCGAGAAGTACGGCGAGGTTACAAACTGTACACTGTACGACAAGGAGCCCGAGGGCATCATCACCGTCCGCTTCCGCGAGTTCGAATCAGCCGAGAACTTCATGAAAGACTACCAGGGCAAGTCGTACGCTCGGCGTAGGCTGCAAATCTCACTCGCTGAAGACAAGCCCAAGTTCAAAAAGTCTTCCAAGGTCGAAGAGCCTGACAGCGAAGAGGAGTAG
- a CDS encoding TRAM-LAG1-CLN8 domain containing protein codes for MRDPLPAPSQLVQASKPFADKLSLSTLPYHVHEVLLGFLGYHFILYVLSPTVSRLVIPKIYAGFNRRTQLNWDIHWVSLIQSVFICAAALWVIFKDEQRHEMDWRGRLWGYTPASGMVQGFAAGYFLWDLQISTQYISIAGVSSLIHAIGALAVTCIGFKPFGNYYGLSFVLYELSTPFLNIHWFCDKLGMTGSKLQLYNGIALLVTFFGCRIVWGTYQSIMIYSDIYKALTIPQAQLMSSMFDTEKCGGNTNSSMGLDESGSCAMGDLPMWLVCVYLIGNTALSMLNFFWFTQMIKAVRKRFIPAEETPAKKNQ; via the exons ATGCGGGACCCTCTCCCGGCCCCATCACAGCTCGTACAGGCCAGTAAACCTTTCGCCGACAAGCTAAGCTTGAGCACACTCCCCTACCACGTGCATGAGGTTCTCCTCGGCTTCTTGGGATACCATTTCATCCTCTACGTACTTTCGCCAACCGTTTCACGCCTCGTCATCCCGAAGATCTATGCCGGCTTCAACAGGCGCACACAACTGAATTGGGATATCCACTGGGTTTCTTTGATTCAGTCGGTCTTCATATGCGCCGCCGCATTATGGGTCATTTTTAAGGATGAGCAAAGGCACGAGATGGACTGGAGGGGTAGGCTGTGGGGTTACACCCCAGCGAGTGGCATGGTACAAGGCTTTGCGGCTGGTTACTTCCTGTGGGATCTGCAAATCTCAACCCAGTACATCAGCATCGCTGGAGTTAGCTCGCTGATCCATGCCATCGGTGCTCTGGCCGTGACCTGTATCGGCTTT AAACCATTTGGAAACTACTACGGCCTCTCCTTTGTCCTCTACGAACTGTCCACGCCCTTCCTCAACATCCACTGGTTCTGCGACAAGCTTGGAATGACTGGCTCAAAGCTACAACTCTACAACGGCATCGCCCTCCTAGTGACTTTCTTTGGCTGCCGCATCGTATGGGGAACATACCAGTCGATTATGATCTACTCGGACATATACAAGGCGTTGACCATCCCGCAAGCCCAACTCATGAGCTCCATGTTCGACACCGAGAAATGCGGCGGGAACACGAACAGCAGTATGGGACTTGACGAATCTGGAAGCTGCGCAATGGGTGACTTGCCCATGTGGTTGGTCTGCGTATACTTGATTGGGAACACAGCACTGAGTATGCTGAACTTTTTCTGGTTCACGCAGATGATCAAGGCCGTGAGGAAGAGATTCATACCAGCGGAAGAGACCCCAGCAAAGAAGAATCAGTGA